One window of the Chelonoidis abingdonii isolate Lonesome George chromosome 3, CheloAbing_2.0, whole genome shotgun sequence genome contains the following:
- the HSF2 gene encoding heat shock factor protein 2, with the protein MKQQQPAAASAGVPAFLSKLWALLGEAPSNQLITWSQNGQSFLVLDEQRFAKEILPKYFKHNNMASFVRQLNMYGFRKVVHVDSGIVKLERDGPVEFQHPYFKQGRDDLLEHIKRKVSSSRPEESKIRQEDLSKIISSAQKVQIKHETIESRLSALKRENESLWREVAELRAKHLQQQQVIRKIVQFIVTLVQNNQLVSLKRKRPLLLNTNGPPKSTMFQQIVKEPADKNHHVPLSRTEGLEQREQISDDIIIYDVTDDIGEEENTMDEESAPITAETNEDITSDSSNCSRSPDIVIVEDDNEDDNIPVIQGDKNTEPITIPISDPLSPVSDSTSPLMSSAVQLNNQSTLTAEDPVSMMDSILSENGVISQNINLLGKVELLDYLDSIDCSLEDFQAMLSGRQFSIDPDLLVDLFTSSVQMNPTDHIGNTKTKGIETTKSNGPQLASQDAQSSKPKSDKQLIQYTAFPLLAFLDGSPGATVEGGNSTSETMSSLDKPLEVDELLESSLDPEPTQSKLVRLEPLTEAEASEATLFYLCELAPAPMDTDMPFLDN; encoded by the exons AATGGCCAAAGTTTCCTGGTGTTGGATGAACAAAGGTTTGCAAAAGAGATTCTTCCCAAGTACTTCAAGCACAACAACATGGCGAGCTTTGTGAGACAGCTAAATATGT ATGGCTTCCGTAAAGTAGTCCATGTTGACTCTGGCATAGTTAAATTGGAACGGGATGGTCCTGTGGAGTTCCAGCACCCATACTTTAAGCAGGGCCGTGATGACTTGTTGGAGCATATTAAAAGGAAG gtTTCCTCTTCAAGACCTGAAGAAAGTAAAATCCGTCAGGAAGACCTGTCTAAAATCATAAGCAGTGCTCAGAAGGTGCAAATTAAACACGAGACCATCGAATCCAGGCTGTCTGCcttaaaaag GGAAAATGAATCTCTTTGGAGGGAAGTGGCAGAATTGAGAGCAAAACACTTGCAGCAGCAACAGGttattagaaag ATTGTACAGTTCATTGTTACTCTGGTGCAGAATAACCAGCTAGTGAGTCTAAAACGCAAACG GCCACTACTTCTGAATACCAATGGACCTCCAAAGTCCACTATGTTTCAGCAGATTGTCAAAGAACCCGCTGACAAAAACCATCAT GTACCACTCAGCAGAACTGAGGGACTAGAGCAGAGGGAGCAGATTTCAGATGACATCATTATTTATGATGTCACTGATGATATTGGTGAGGAAGAAAATACTATGGATGAAGAAAGTGCTCCCATTACTGCAGAAACAAATGAGGATATTACATCAGACTCTTCCAA CTGTAGTCGTTCTCCTGATATTGTAATTGTAGAAGATGATAATGAAGATGACAACATCCCTGTAATTCAAGGGGATAAAAATACGGAACCAATCACTATCCCAATCAGTGATCCTCTCAGTCCTGTCAGTGACAGTACAAGCCCTCTCATGTCTAGTGCTGTTCAACTGAACAACCAGTCAACTCTAACTGCAGAGGACCCTGTCTCAATGATGGATTCCATACTCAGTGAGAATGGAGTAATTTCACAGAACATCAACCTTCTTGGAAA AGTTGAACTATTGGATTATCTTGACAGTATTGATTGCAGTTTAGAGGACTTCCAAGCCATGCTGTCAGGACGACAGTTCAGCATAGACCCAGATCTTCTGGTTGAT CTTTTTACAAGCTCCGTGCAGATGAATCCCACGGATCATATCGGTAATACAAAA ACAAAAGGAATAGAAACTACAAAGAGTAATGGACCTCAGCTTGCTTCACAAGACGCACAAAGTTCTAAGCCCAAATCAG ATAAACAGCTCATTCAATATACTGCCTTTCCACTCCTTGCATTCCTTGATGGGAGTCCAGGTGCAACTGTTGAGGGTGGAAATTCCACATCTGAAACCATGTCCTCCCTAGACAAACCCTTAGAAGTGGATGAGCTTCTGGAAAGCAGCCTGGACCCTGAACCAACTCAAAGCAAGTTAGTGCGGCTGGAGCCACTGACTGAGGCAGAAGCAAGTGAAGCCACACTGTTTTATTTATGTGAACTTGCTCCTGCACCCATGGACACAGATATGCCATTCTTGGATAACTAA